From the Natrarchaeobaculum aegyptiacum genome, one window contains:
- a CDS encoding ABC transporter substrate-binding protein, with protein sequence MVREINRRRVLSGIAAGSGLALAGCLDANGNGAGAGAGDDPDADEVDAMVGTLLPVTGDLSDLGAPIRDAAILPGTQLEDEGVAYEIDIREEDTETDPEAGISGAESLVNAGYPSITGAASSAVTIAAAQDVFIPNEVVAISPASTSPDITPMDGNYLFRTCPTDALQGPVMGEIVVEEEGAQTASTFYLNNDYGQGLNDAFVETVEDLGGEVLEQVAFEPEQPSYSSELESALADDPDVLMIVGYPDSGVQIFRDFYSDFDDGTPIIVPDGLQDENLPANVDNPMENVFGTAPAAAGPGADTFTDMFESEYGSSPGVFTAQAYDATSIHILAQLRADELSGPAVSEQVRQVANPGGEVVTPDNLADGLDLAADGEEIEYQGASGEVVFDDNGDLEAATYDIFEYSMDGFEVTDQYEYN encoded by the coding sequence ATGGTCCGGGAAATCAACCGACGAAGGGTGCTGAGTGGAATCGCAGCAGGCAGCGGGCTCGCGCTCGCTGGCTGTCTCGACGCGAACGGAAACGGTGCCGGTGCCGGCGCTGGAGACGACCCCGACGCCGACGAGGTCGACGCGATGGTCGGGACGCTGCTGCCGGTCACCGGTGACCTGAGCGACCTCGGTGCACCGATCCGCGACGCTGCAATCCTGCCGGGAACCCAGCTCGAAGACGAAGGCGTTGCCTACGAGATCGACATCCGAGAGGAAGACACCGAGACCGACCCCGAAGCTGGTATCAGTGGCGCCGAGTCGCTGGTCAACGCTGGCTACCCGTCGATCACTGGTGCAGCGTCCTCGGCCGTGACGATCGCGGCTGCCCAGGACGTCTTCATCCCGAACGAGGTCGTCGCGATCTCGCCAGCCAGCACGTCGCCTGACATCACACCGATGGACGGCAACTACCTGTTCCGGACGTGCCCGACCGACGCGCTGCAAGGTCCGGTGATGGGCGAGATCGTCGTCGAGGAAGAAGGTGCACAGACCGCCTCGACGTTCTACCTGAACAACGACTACGGACAGGGACTCAACGACGCGTTCGTCGAGACGGTCGAGGATCTCGGCGGCGAAGTGCTCGAGCAGGTCGCCTTCGAACCGGAACAGCCGTCGTACTCCTCGGAACTCGAGTCGGCGCTGGCAGACGACCCCGACGTGCTGATGATCGTTGGCTACCCCGACAGCGGGGTCCAGATCTTCCGAGACTTCTACTCGGACTTCGACGACGGTACGCCGATCATCGTTCCGGACGGCCTCCAGGACGAGAACCTGCCGGCAAACGTCGACAATCCGATGGAGAACGTCTTCGGGACGGCTCCGGCAGCCGCTGGCCCCGGTGCCGATACGTTCACGGACATGTTCGAATCCGAGTACGGCAGCTCCCCGGGCGTGTTCACCGCACAGGCCTACGATGCGACGTCGATCCACATCCTCGCCCAGCTCCGCGCAGACGAGCTCTCCGGCCCCGCAGTGAGCGAACAGGTTCGCCAGGTCGCGAACCCCGGCGGCGAGGTCGTGACGCCCGACAACCTTGCCGACGGCCTCGATCTGGCTGCAGATGGCGAAGAGATCGAGTACCAGGGTGCCTCGGGCGAGGTCGTTTTCGACGACAACGGCGACCTCGAGGCGGCCACCTACGACATCTTCGAGTACAGTATGGACGGCTTCGAAGTCACCGACCAGTACGAGTACAACTGA
- a CDS encoding branched-chain amino acid ABC transporter permease, producing MSTGTERGRFADVSAQDVLGWVLILGLVVLGVHLVWQLFTGDLTLGRLGRYVWNGFVDSLYIGLAAIGLSMTYSILRFANFSHGDLITTGAFSGWTAAYVIGGIGIAELSSRLLLRADGGAQPGEVGMSILGSPVAIVLGLVTAAVITILVALAIDRLVYRNLRNADGITLLIASVGVALALRYVIAFFYTSDTRGVVASSPSLTDEHLSVIGLLPSGSINLHEATLVISALTLIVAVHLLLQYTKLGKSMRAMSDNKDLALITGIPTERVIFSTWVIGAGLAGVAGYLIVLDRGQITINLGWFLLLLIFAAVILGGIGSIYGALAGSLVIGMTINLSLVWIPADLNEIAAFTLMILVLIYKPDGLFGGVETA from the coding sequence ATGAGTACAGGCACAGAACGGGGAAGGTTTGCCGACGTTTCGGCTCAGGACGTGCTCGGGTGGGTGTTGATCCTCGGGCTCGTCGTTCTGGGGGTCCATCTCGTGTGGCAACTATTCACAGGAGACCTCACGCTTGGACGACTGGGACGATACGTCTGGAACGGATTCGTAGACTCGCTGTACATCGGGCTCGCGGCGATCGGACTCTCGATGACCTACAGCATCCTTCGGTTCGCGAACTTCTCGCACGGGGACCTGATAACCACGGGGGCGTTCTCGGGGTGGACGGCCGCCTACGTCATCGGCGGGATCGGTATCGCAGAACTGAGCAGTCGACTCCTGTTGCGGGCTGACGGCGGTGCACAGCCTGGAGAAGTCGGGATGAGCATCCTCGGGTCGCCGGTCGCGATCGTGCTGGGACTCGTTACGGCGGCGGTCATCACGATCCTCGTCGCCCTCGCGATCGACAGGCTCGTCTACCGGAACCTCCGCAATGCAGACGGGATCACGCTACTCATCGCCAGCGTTGGCGTCGCACTGGCGCTCCGGTACGTGATCGCGTTCTTCTATACGTCGGACACGCGCGGGGTCGTCGCGTCGTCGCCGTCGCTGACCGACGAGCACCTGTCGGTGATCGGCCTGCTCCCAAGCGGATCGATCAACCTCCACGAGGCGACGCTCGTCATCTCGGCATTGACGCTGATCGTCGCGGTCCACCTGCTGTTGCAGTACACCAAACTCGGGAAGTCGATGCGGGCGATGTCCGACAACAAGGACCTCGCGCTCATCACCGGGATTCCGACCGAGCGCGTGATCTTCTCGACGTGGGTCATCGGTGCCGGCCTCGCGGGCGTCGCGGGCTATCTGATCGTCCTCGACCGGGGGCAGATCACGATCAATCTGGGCTGGTTCCTCCTCTTGCTGATCTTCGCCGCGGTCATCCTCGGCGGGATCGGTTCGATCTACGGGGCCCTCGCCGGGTCACTCGTCATCGGCATGACGATCAACCTCTCGCTGGTCTGGATCCCTGCCGACCTAAACGAGATCGCAGCCTTCACGCTGATGATCCTCGTGTTGATCTACAAACCTGACGGTCTGTTCGGGGGGGTGGAGACCGCATGA
- a CDS encoding acyl-CoA carboxylase subunit beta, whose amino-acid sequence MEDRIDELEDLREEARLGGGEERIEKQHEKGKMTARERIDYFLDDGTFTEFDQLRTHQTSQFGMEEKKIPGDGVVTGYGEVNGRTVFVFAHDFTVFGGSLGEVFAEKVCKVMDMAMEVGAPIVGLNDSAGARIQEGVKSLAGFTEIFRRNQEASGVVPQISGIMGPCAGGAVYSPSITDFIFMVKDTSHMYITGPGVTKTVTGEEVTHEELGGAMTHAGKTGVAQFACESEEQALDDIKRLLSYLPQNNVEDPPNVSSWDDPDRRDEELKSIVPPSPQKPYDMVDVIDSVVDEGSFFEVADNYAQELVVGFARLDGRSVGIVANQPRVNAGTLTVDSSMKGSRFVRFCDSFNIPIVTFVDVPGYMPGTDQEHRGIIRHGAKLLYAYAEATVPLLTVITRKAYGGAYCVMASKNLGADVNYAWPTAEIAVMGPQGAVNILYRKELAEADDPDELRDELIEEYREEFANPYTATDKGFLDDVIDPTETRPRLIDDLEMLETKRESNPDKKHGNIPL is encoded by the coding sequence ATGGAGGACCGTATCGACGAACTCGAGGACCTTCGTGAAGAGGCACGCCTCGGTGGTGGCGAAGAGCGGATCGAAAAGCAACACGAGAAGGGGAAGATGACCGCACGCGAGCGGATCGATTACTTCCTCGACGACGGCACCTTCACGGAGTTCGACCAGCTTCGGACCCACCAGACGAGTCAGTTCGGAATGGAAGAAAAGAAGATCCCGGGCGACGGCGTCGTCACGGGCTACGGAGAGGTCAACGGGCGGACGGTGTTCGTCTTCGCTCACGACTTCACTGTCTTCGGCGGCTCGCTCGGTGAGGTCTTCGCCGAGAAGGTCTGCAAGGTGATGGACATGGCGATGGAAGTCGGTGCGCCCATCGTCGGGCTCAACGACTCCGCGGGTGCGCGCATCCAGGAAGGTGTCAAGAGTCTCGCCGGATTCACCGAGATCTTCCGTCGAAACCAGGAAGCGAGTGGCGTCGTTCCCCAGATTTCGGGCATCATGGGCCCGTGTGCCGGTGGGGCAGTCTACTCGCCGTCGATCACCGACTTCATCTTCATGGTGAAAGACACGAGCCACATGTACATCACCGGTCCAGGGGTCACCAAGACCGTTACCGGTGAGGAGGTCACCCACGAGGAACTCGGCGGGGCGATGACCCACGCCGGCAAGACGGGCGTCGCCCAGTTCGCCTGCGAGTCAGAAGAGCAGGCCTTAGACGACATCAAGCGACTTCTCTCGTACCTCCCGCAGAACAACGTCGAGGACCCGCCGAACGTCTCCTCGTGGGACGACCCGGACCGACGCGACGAGGAACTCAAGTCGATCGTCCCACCGAGTCCGCAGAAACCGTACGACATGGTCGACGTCATCGACAGCGTCGTCGACGAGGGCTCGTTCTTCGAGGTCGCCGACAACTACGCCCAGGAACTCGTCGTCGGCTTCGCCCGCCTCGACGGCCGTTCGGTCGGCATCGTCGCCAACCAGCCCCGGGTCAACGCCGGCACCCTTACCGTCGACTCCTCGATGAAGGGGTCGCGATTCGTCCGCTTCTGTGACTCCTTCAACATCCCGATCGTCACCTTCGTGGACGTCCCCGGCTACATGCCCGGGACCGATCAGGAACACCGCGGCATCATCCGCCACGGCGCAAAACTCCTCTACGCGTACGCGGAGGCGACCGTTCCCCTGCTGACGGTCATCACCCGCAAGGCCTACGGCGGTGCCTACTGCGTCATGGCCTCGAAGAACCTCGGCGCGGACGTCAACTACGCCTGGCCAACCGCCGAAATCGCCGTCATGGGCCCACAGGGAGCAGTCAACATCCTCTATCGCAAGGAACTCGCCGAAGCCGACGATCCCGACGAACTGCGGGACGAACTCATCGAGGAGTACCGCGAGGAGTTTGCCAACCCGTACACTGCCACGGACAAGGGCTTCCTGGACGACGTCATCGATCCGACCGAGACCCGTCCGCGGCTGATCGACGACCTCGAGATGTTAGAGACCAAGCGCGAATCGAACCCGGACAAGAAACACGGCAACATTCCGCTGTAA
- a CDS encoding ABC transporter ATP-binding protein, whose amino-acid sequence MSDADATTSTESAASNEVTTTGADSRRRLDDPILELEGVVKRFGGITAVDGASFQVERGSITGLIGPNGAGKSTTFNCITGVHTPDEGSIVFDGTDITGNAPHRVANEGLVRTFQIARELPEMTVLENMMLAPKDQLGESLWRSVAPVSRQRVVEQEEELRERSWEMLEFFEIDHLAEEEAGNLSGGQRKLLEFARALLTDPEMLLLDEPMAGVNPSLEKKLLEHVHELQDQGYTFLLVEHDMDVIMNHCEHVVVMHQGSVLAEGEAAEIKSNEQVIEAYLGGDV is encoded by the coding sequence ATGAGTGACGCCGACGCAACTACCAGCACAGAGTCAGCTGCGTCGAACGAAGTGACCACCACTGGGGCCGACAGCCGCCGACGACTCGACGACCCGATCCTCGAACTCGAGGGCGTCGTCAAACGGTTCGGCGGGATCACCGCCGTCGACGGGGCGAGTTTTCAGGTCGAGCGTGGCTCGATCACGGGTCTCATCGGCCCGAACGGGGCCGGCAAGTCGACGACGTTCAACTGCATCACCGGTGTCCACACGCCCGACGAGGGCTCGATCGTCTTCGACGGGACCGACATCACCGGCAACGCCCCACACAGGGTGGCGAACGAGGGACTCGTGCGCACCTTCCAGATCGCTCGCGAACTCCCCGAGATGACAGTCCTCGAGAACATGATGCTGGCACCGAAAGACCAGCTCGGGGAGTCACTGTGGCGGTCGGTCGCGCCCGTCTCCCGACAGCGAGTCGTCGAGCAGGAAGAAGAACTCCGCGAGCGCTCCTGGGAGATGCTCGAGTTCTTCGAGATCGACCACCTCGCCGAGGAGGAAGCTGGCAACCTCTCCGGTGGCCAGCGCAAACTGCTCGAGTTCGCCCGGGCGTTGCTGACCGACCCCGAGATGCTCCTGCTGGACGAGCCGATGGCCGGCGTCAACCCGTCACTCGAGAAGAAGCTACTCGAACACGTACACGAACTGCAGGATCAGGGCTACACGTTCCTGCTGGTCGAACACGACATGGACGTCATCATGAACCACTGCGAACACGTCGTCGTCATGCATCAGGGTAGCGTCCTCGCGGAAGGCGAGGCCGCCGAGATCAAGTCGAACGAGCAAGTCATCGAGGCCTACCTCGGAGGTGACGTCTGA
- a CDS encoding ABC transporter ATP-binding protein produces MALLEVDSLDAGYGDLQILNGVDMTVDEGEYVTIVGPNGAGKSTVMKSIFGLTEYMGGAVTFHDEAIHGRRPEEIIETGIGFVPQNDNVFPTLTVLENLEMGAYILDEVPEDRLEWIFERFPILEERQDQKAGTMSGGQQQMVAMGRALMLEPDLLMLDEPSAGLAPDLVDDMFDRIDRINDDGTAILLVEQNAKEALRRCDRGYVLVQGGNRYEDSGDALLGDEQVRQDFLGG; encoded by the coding sequence ATGGCGCTACTCGAGGTGGATTCACTCGACGCGGGCTACGGCGACTTACAGATCCTGAACGGGGTCGACATGACCGTCGACGAGGGCGAATACGTCACGATCGTCGGCCCGAACGGGGCCGGCAAGTCGACCGTGATGAAGTCCATCTTCGGGCTGACGGAGTACATGGGCGGCGCTGTCACCTTCCACGACGAGGCGATCCACGGCCGTCGCCCCGAAGAGATCATCGAGACTGGTATCGGATTCGTCCCTCAGAACGACAACGTATTTCCGACACTGACGGTCCTCGAGAACCTCGAGATGGGCGCGTACATCCTCGACGAGGTGCCGGAGGACCGCCTCGAGTGGATCTTCGAGCGATTCCCGATCCTCGAAGAACGGCAGGACCAGAAGGCAGGGACCATGAGCGGCGGTCAACAGCAGATGGTCGCGATGGGGCGGGCACTCATGCTCGAACCGGATCTCCTGATGCTCGACGAACCCAGCGCTGGGCTCGCGCCGGACCTGGTCGACGACATGTTCGACCGGATCGACCGGATCAACGACGACGGCACGGCGATCCTGCTGGTCGAACAGAACGCCAAGGAAGCGCTCCGGCGCTGTGACCGGGGCTACGTCCTCGTGCAGGGCGGGAACCGGTACGAAGACAGCGGCGACGCCTTACTCGGCGACGAACAGGTCAGGCAGGACTTCCTCGGCGGATAA
- the nrfD gene encoding NrfD/PsrC family molybdoenzyme membrane anchor subunit — protein MSTKTPTEADILRPIQNTSKKYFLLFGAASLAFAIFLVGWLYQLQQGMIVTGLSDWGSGGGVTWGLYIGAFIWWVGIAHGGIILSAAVRLLGMDRYMPVARLAEMLTLAGLSAAGFYIIVHMGRPDRMVTSIVGHYYITVNNSPLVWDVTVITAYFVLTATYLGLTLRYDITRLRDQLPDMFEPVYKMMTIGYSEKEDEVIERMVWWVALAIIIMAPLLLHGGVIPWLFALLPTYPSWFGGIQGPQFLTIALTSAISGVIIVSYAFRRAYDWDHIITDDIFRGLLLWLGFFCLLFLWLQLQQLTTGNFFPPVDAQPSSASKLSHPMYVVPMLMVFGVLAFIFATVLRPSLFTKARAIGAGVLVLIATLVEKTYFVLSGLWYPTFSIYEATPGDYFPSWIELSSILGTIGMVTLFFLVLAKLVPVVELHAIEHLRGDHGHGHDEPTDSASEQEVKA, from the coding sequence GTGAGCACCAAGACCCCCACCGAAGCCGACATCCTGCGACCGATTCAGAACACCTCGAAGAAGTACTTCCTGCTGTTCGGTGCCGCATCGCTTGCCTTTGCTATCTTCCTCGTGGGCTGGCTCTACCAGCTCCAGCAGGGGATGATCGTCACCGGTCTCTCCGACTGGGGATCCGGTGGCGGTGTCACGTGGGGACTGTACATCGGCGCGTTCATCTGGTGGGTCGGGATCGCCCACGGAGGGATCATCCTCTCTGCGGCAGTCCGCCTGCTCGGCATGGACCGTTACATGCCGGTTGCACGACTCGCAGAGATGCTCACCCTCGCTGGCCTCTCGGCGGCTGGCTTCTACATCATCGTCCACATGGGCCGTCCCGACCGGATGGTCACCAGCATCGTTGGTCACTACTACATCACGGTCAACAACTCGCCGCTCGTGTGGGACGTGACCGTCATCACGGCCTACTTCGTGTTGACGGCGACGTACCTCGGGCTGACGCTCCGGTACGACATCACCCGACTGCGTGACCAGTTGCCGGACATGTTCGAGCCGGTTTACAAGATGATGACGATCGGCTACTCCGAGAAAGAAGACGAGGTCATCGAGCGGATGGTCTGGTGGGTCGCCCTCGCGATCATCATCATGGCTCCGCTCCTCCTCCACGGCGGTGTGATCCCGTGGCTGTTCGCCCTGCTGCCGACCTACCCGAGCTGGTTCGGCGGCATCCAGGGGCCGCAGTTCCTCACGATCGCGCTGACCTCCGCAATTTCCGGCGTGATCATCGTCTCCTACGCGTTCCGACGCGCGTACGACTGGGACCACATCATCACCGACGACATCTTCCGTGGCCTGTTGCTGTGGCTGGGCTTTTTCTGCCTGCTGTTCCTCTGGCTGCAGCTCCAGCAGCTCACCACGGGTAACTTCTTCCCGCCGGTCGACGCCCAGCCGTCCTCGGCGTCGAAGCTCTCCCACCCGATGTACGTCGTCCCGATGTTGATGGTCTTCGGCGTACTCGCGTTCATCTTCGCGACGGTCCTCCGGCCGTCGCTGTTCACGAAGGCCCGCGCCATCGGCGCTGGTGTCCTCGTGCTGATCGCGACCCTCGTCGAGAAGACCTACTTCGTTCTCTCGGGCCTGTGGTACCCAACGTTCAGCATCTACGAGGCCACCCCCGGAGACTACTTCCCAAGCTGGATCGAGCTCTCCTCGATCCTGGGAACTATCGGCATGGTGACGCTGTTCTTCCTCGTGCTCGCCAAACTCGTGCCCGTGGTCGAACTCCACGCGATCGAACACCTGCGTGGCGACCACGGCCACGGTCACGACGAGCCAACTGACAGCGCAAGCGAGCAGGAGGTGAAAGCATGA
- a CDS encoding 4Fe-4S ferredoxin N-terminal domain-containing protein, producing MSADDESFHPLGSEWEGQMEEMLEDTEYDTDLGMEMAKDAMAVTKGDLSEAEFHEKYHDDVMAEFGEDERPTQEAYEEAKAVEEGTFSRMLEKFDGDGEEDRRNVMKKMGAGAAFLGLGAWATVDEPDADPEPSIAAAQEEDDDDGLQWGMTIDLERCDGCLSCVTACADENQLDSGVNWMYVLEFDDPDNEEGTESSLARAAGPAANRLVRPCQHCTDAPCEKVCPTTARHTRDYDGLVLTDYDVCIGCRYCQVACPYGVNYFQWDEPSVSTDDIADHYEEMGMGDHMTDDRGRWVDSRAPRGVMSKCTMCPTRQDEHMGADFRGTTACMDACPPDAIQFGNVNDDLSDPTKYRRNPSRGRTLSALSMPSPDTLEEDLGDADADLESVLEATEELDEETLALMLAVEMTGEHMGEAPEDEQSMIAEYEQEVLDALEVLEDHGLDLEDEEFLAELDLDGGESDAQIVLERFAGAPSSSYQLLEDIGTNPNIQYLGNEPGPRAEQREPTGTGASYEQISYTTVSGEDIDLADNRKDVLDEGTVGWTGGSL from the coding sequence ATGAGTGCGGACGACGAATCGTTCCATCCACTCGGGAGTGAGTGGGAAGGTCAGATGGAAGAGATGCTCGAGGACACCGAATACGACACGGACCTCGGGATGGAGATGGCCAAAGACGCGATGGCCGTCACCAAAGGCGACCTCTCCGAAGCCGAATTCCACGAGAAGTACCACGACGACGTGATGGCGGAGTTCGGCGAGGACGAGCGTCCGACCCAGGAGGCCTACGAGGAGGCCAAGGCCGTCGAAGAGGGAACGTTCTCCCGGATGCTCGAGAAGTTCGACGGCGACGGCGAAGAGGATCGCCGAAACGTCATGAAGAAGATGGGCGCTGGTGCAGCTTTCCTCGGGCTCGGCGCGTGGGCGACGGTCGACGAACCCGATGCGGACCCGGAACCGTCGATCGCGGCCGCCCAGGAAGAAGACGACGACGATGGTCTCCAGTGGGGGATGACCATCGACCTCGAGCGCTGTGACGGCTGTCTCTCCTGTGTCACCGCGTGTGCCGACGAGAACCAGCTCGACTCGGGCGTCAACTGGATGTACGTTCTCGAGTTCGACGATCCGGACAACGAGGAAGGAACTGAATCCTCGCTCGCCCGTGCGGCCGGTCCGGCCGCGAACCGTCTCGTTCGCCCGTGCCAGCACTGTACGGATGCCCCCTGTGAGAAGGTCTGTCCGACGACGGCCCGTCACACCCGTGATTACGACGGCCTCGTCCTGACCGACTACGACGTCTGTATCGGCTGCCGCTACTGTCAGGTCGCCTGCCCGTACGGCGTCAACTACTTCCAGTGGGACGAGCCGTCGGTCTCGACCGACGACATCGCCGACCACTACGAAGAGATGGGCATGGGCGACCACATGACCGACGACCGCGGGCGCTGGGTCGACAGCCGCGCACCGCGTGGGGTCATGAGCAAGTGTACGATGTGCCCGACCCGACAGGACGAGCACATGGGCGCGGACTTCCGCGGCACGACCGCCTGTATGGACGCCTGCCCACCGGACGCCATCCAGTTCGGGAACGTCAACGACGACCTGAGCGACCCGACGAAGTACCGCCGCAACCCGAGCCGCGGTCGTACCCTCTCGGCGCTCAGCATGCCCAGCCCAGACACCCTCGAGGAAGACCTCGGAGACGCCGACGCCGACCTCGAGTCGGTGCTCGAGGCGACCGAGGAACTCGACGAGGAGACGCTCGCGCTCATGCTCGCCGTCGAGATGACCGGCGAACACATGGGCGAAGCGCCAGAGGACGAACAGAGCATGATCGCCGAGTACGAGCAGGAAGTGCTCGATGCACTCGAGGTCCTCGAAGATCACGGCCTCGACCTCGAAGACGAGGAGTTCCTCGCCGAACTCGACCTCGACGGCGGCGAATCCGACGCTCAGATCGTCCTCGAGCGCTTCGCCGGGGCCCCGTCCTCGAGCTACCAGCTGCTCGAAGACATCGGCACCAACCCCAACATCCAGTACCTCGGCAACGAGCCCGGTCCGCGTGCCGAACAGCGCGAGCCGACCGGTACGGGTGCAAGCTACGAGCAGATCTCCTACACCACGGTCTCCGGTGAGGACATCGACCTCGCCGACAACCGCAAGGACGTTCTCGACGAGGGTACCGTCGGCTGGACGGGTGGTTCACTGTGA
- a CDS encoding branched-chain amino acid ABC transporter permease has protein sequence MSDSRLDVLLEETGLPQWANDLLLIAGFVLATYVFFGILGVLTGVSTNEIVGTLQSITFFGAVFALVALALNLHWGYTGLFNIGVAGFMAVGVYTMAILTASPDASPAGLGLPIWVGIIGGMVAAALVGLVAGLPALRVRADYFAIVTLGLAEIIRLALLSGSLRTVEIGGTEYGTGGGSGIRYTPVDSVVGWVLDLQLPVLDWAFGQLFAAAQILGIQPSIVENALYTAVLIAFVIAFYVFLSRIANSPFGRVLKAIREDELATRSLGKNTDRVKLIVFMVGCSLMGLAGILWMGSRSFVSPDSFMPIVTFYVFVALIVGGSGSNTGSVIGGFAFAAFLYEGPRFIRAIVRANADVRSPATVYDAFVAIGSGDVMPMVGYVVGSLDEIRFILVGVVLVLLMLWKPDGLLGHRTEIAAATDLSRRPATTDGATATDGGETDE, from the coding sequence ATGAGCGACTCGAGACTCGACGTGTTACTCGAGGAAACCGGCCTCCCACAGTGGGCCAACGACCTGCTGTTGATCGCCGGATTCGTCCTCGCTACCTACGTTTTCTTCGGGATCCTCGGCGTGCTCACTGGCGTCTCGACGAACGAGATCGTCGGCACGCTCCAGTCGATCACGTTCTTCGGTGCCGTCTTCGCGCTCGTCGCGCTCGCGTTGAACCTCCACTGGGGCTACACCGGTCTGTTCAACATCGGTGTGGCCGGCTTCATGGCGGTCGGCGTCTACACGATGGCGATCCTGACGGCGTCGCCCGACGCCTCGCCCGCCGGGCTCGGCCTTCCGATCTGGGTCGGCATCATCGGCGGAATGGTTGCCGCAGCGCTCGTCGGACTCGTTGCAGGCCTGCCCGCGTTGCGCGTACGCGCGGACTATTTCGCAATTGTGACGCTCGGACTCGCCGAGATCATCCGGCTCGCGCTCCTCTCGGGGTCGCTTCGGACGGTGGAGATCGGTGGTACCGAGTACGGGACCGGCGGCGGTAGCGGCATCCGATACACTCCCGTCGACAGCGTCGTGGGGTGGGTCCTCGACCTCCAGCTACCCGTTCTCGACTGGGCGTTCGGCCAGCTGTTCGCGGCCGCCCAGATACTCGGCATCCAGCCGTCGATCGTCGAGAACGCTCTCTACACCGCGGTCCTGATCGCGTTCGTGATCGCGTTCTACGTCTTCCTCAGCAGGATCGCAAACTCGCCGTTCGGGCGCGTCCTGAAGGCGATCCGCGAGGACGAACTCGCGACCCGATCGCTCGGCAAGAACACAGACCGCGTGAAGCTCATCGTGTTCATGGTCGGCTGTAGCCTGATGGGACTGGCGGGCATCCTCTGGATGGGGAGCCGGAGTTTCGTCTCTCCGGATAGTTTCATGCCGATCGTCACGTTCTACGTCTTCGTCGCGCTCATCGTCGGCGGCTCGGGATCGAATACCGGCAGCGTCATCGGCGGGTTCGCTTTCGCTGCCTTCCTCTACGAAGGGCCGCGGTTTATCCGGGCGATCGTTCGTGCAAACGCCGACGTCCGGTCGCCGGCGACGGTTTACGACGCGTTCGTCGCGATCGGCTCGGGCGACGTGATGCCGATGGTCGGCTACGTGGTTGGCTCGCTCGACGAGATCCGGTTCATCCTCGTCGGCGTCGTCCTCGTGTTACTGATGCTCTGGAAACCGGACGGGCTGCTCGGTCACCGTACCGAGATCGCCGCGGCGACGGACCTCTCGCGCCGGCCCGCTACCACGGACGGCGCCACCGCAACCGACGGAGGTGAGACCGATGAGTGA